A part of Bacillota bacterium genomic DNA contains:
- a CDS encoding CpaF family protein codes for MRPGLRQRLERQEAVPDEPGTIPETGTGHDRGVENPLDSKEPACRDRPRTSEEITRYLQSVVLARHPKLLATARISPEDRQQLKGLIAGILMEENLVVRRLTRDALSEQIVSEIVGYGPIDHLIRDPSVTEVMVNGPGQVYVEREGRLEPAEVAFRDDDHLLDLIIRIVAPLGRRLDQASPFVDARLPDGSRVNAIIAPLSLIGPVLTVRKFPDRSMTLADLVARGTMSPGMAAFLAAAVRARLNGIISGGAGAGKTTLLNALAGAIPGARERVITIEDSAELRLPQEHVVALESRPANTEGRGEVTIRHLLRNALRMRPDRLVIGECRGGEAFELLQAMNSGHSGSFSTVHANAAADALARVGNMVLMSGEDLPHQAIVDQVRSALDVVIHIDRYADGIRRVSEVALIDKAGGAGGYDRVGLKPVYAFAISGKEPGGGLTGDYVARPAIAPAWLVGKFKAVGETLPEPLLPDEETAGAAGGVVPR; via the coding sequence TTGAGACCCGGGCTGAGGCAGCGCTTGGAGCGCCAAGAAGCGGTACCCGATGAGCCGGGGACGATCCCGGAGACGGGGACCGGCCATGACCGCGGAGTCGAGAACCCGTTGGATTCCAAAGAACCGGCCTGCCGGGACCGGCCGCGGACGTCGGAAGAGATCACCCGCTACCTACAGTCCGTGGTCCTGGCCAGGCATCCCAAGCTCTTAGCCACGGCGAGGATCTCGCCTGAGGACAGACAGCAGCTCAAGGGTCTGATCGCCGGGATCCTGATGGAGGAAAACCTGGTCGTTCGCAGGCTGACCAGGGACGCCCTAAGCGAACAGATCGTCAGCGAAATCGTCGGCTACGGTCCGATCGACCACCTGATCCGCGACCCGTCGGTGACCGAGGTGATGGTCAATGGACCGGGTCAGGTCTATGTCGAACGCGAGGGCCGACTGGAACCGGCCGAGGTCGCCTTCCGGGATGACGATCATCTTCTCGACCTGATCATCCGAATCGTCGCTCCCCTGGGCCGCCGCCTGGATCAAGCCTCGCCTTTCGTCGACGCCCGGCTCCCCGATGGCTCGCGGGTCAACGCCATCATCGCCCCCCTGTCCCTGATCGGTCCGGTGTTGACCGTGCGCAAGTTCCCCGATCGGTCGATGACCCTGGCCGACCTCGTTGCCCGAGGGACGATGAGTCCGGGGATGGCGGCCTTCCTGGCCGCCGCCGTCCGGGCCCGGCTCAACGGGATAATCAGCGGCGGGGCCGGGGCCGGGAAGACGACCCTCTTGAACGCCTTGGCCGGCGCCATTCCCGGGGCTAGAGAGCGGGTCATCACCATCGAGGATTCGGCCGAACTTCGGCTGCCCCAGGAGCACGTGGTGGCCCTGGAGAGCCGGCCGGCCAACACCGAGGGCCGCGGCGAGGTGACCATCCGCCACCTGCTCAGGAATGCCTTGAGGATGCGACCCGACCGGCTGGTGATCGGGGAGTGCCGCGGGGGCGAGGCCTTCGAACTCCTGCAGGCGATGAACTCCGGGCACAGCGGGTCGTTCTCGACCGTCCACGCCAACGCCGCCGCCGACGCCTTGGCCCGGGTGGGGAACATGGTCCTGATGTCCGGGGAGGACCTGCCCCACCAAGCCATCGTCGACCAGGTCAGGTCGGCTCTGGACGTGGTCATCCATATTGACCGATACGCCGACGGGATTCGCCGGGTCTCCGAGGTCGCCTTGATCGACAAGGCCGGCGGTGCCGGCGGCTATGACCGAGTCGGGCTCAAGCCGGTTTACGCCTTTGCGATCAGCGGGAAAGAGCCCGGCGGGGGATTGACCGGTGATTACGTGGCCCGGCCGGCGATTGCCCCGGCCTGGCTGGTGGGGAAGTTCAAGGCCGTCGGGGAGACGCTTCCGGAGCCGCTGCTGCCCGATGAGGAGACCGCCGGCGCGGCGGGGGGTGTGGTGCCCCGATGA